The genomic window ACATTGTTCATGCACGGAAAGACAGCTCCAAAAATGATCCCTTAGACACAGAACTAGGATAATTTTACTCTCCTCAATTCCTAATGGAGAAATTAGGGAGGAAAATACATACCCGACCTCAGATCAGTGTCTGCCCAGGGACAACGTTGACCTATTTTGTTGCAGACAGAAGAACGTCTTCGTCATGGCAAGAACCAGCAAGCAGAACACTAGACAAGTCTGACATCTGGTGGCGAACAAGGAGCAACAAAACCCGACGGCAGTTCATTGCgcaaagacagagaggaagaggtgaagcgagaAGATTTACTCTGGACAAAATCTGTCCACGTGATATAAGCCCTTTTTGTATGGGGGGGCTGTCTATAAACGAGTGTTGAATTACGTGAGGCTTATTTGgtcgaatagaagtttcgtaatgtttAGGCTGTACTGATTGTGCTGATTTAAGTGGATGCACGTGGCATTCCGGCAACAACTTAGTTGTGCGTGTTGGTgcgccctctcattggctagaatggtctcGCCTGCCTTCAATCATTGAGGAAATGTAATtacattgttagagcggtcactcggctatcttgtcaatataatatatAATCTTTGGTACAGCTACCCTTTTCAGTCCTGACTTTCCTACCTAGCCTGAGGTCTAATCTGCGTATGGAggagttcgttttgcatggcccggtgacTGGGGATTTCAGTTAAGGgccaatggaatggtctaaaacaggggtgtcaaactcattccacggagggcctagtgtctgcaggtttttggtttttcctttcaataaagccctagacaaccaggtgtggggagttcctaactaattagtgatgttaattcatcaatcaagtacaagggaggagcgaaaacccgcagacactcggccccccgtggaatgagtttgacacctgtggtctaaAATATCCAACTACGCCTACTTAGAATGGTCTAAAATATCCAACTCCGTCTAACCGGGGCACCGGGCCATGTAAATCGAACTCAACCTATGAGAAAAGAGGGAGTGTCCAAAACTCCACCCCCGCCCTTCGCAGTTTATAAAAACAGATTGCAGTAACACACGCAGTTAAAACATACTCACGGAGACCCCATTATAGGTTCACTGTGAGAGGTTATACTACGAACACTTATTTTTCTACGGAAACGAAGACAAACAGAATCAAAATGGTAAGACCTTTATTTTTTTTCCAACATTGCCTTCGACGCATAGGTTGTAATAATGTAAAGGTTTAGAGTTGTATGAATTAGGCTAAATTTCTAATGTTTTTGTAGTCCCATCTTGTATAGCATAAACATTACTGTCTATAATACTTCTAGGTACAGCCTACGCTACGGCTCACCTGTTTTTATAGGATATTATTTTTCTCTGATAACATGGTGCGTCATGAAAGGAGTATCCATTTTGCTGCGCGTTCAACTTAGCGCGCCGTTTTGCTTTTCAATTCAAACACGACTGGCGCAGTAGACAACTATTACTAGAATGCATTTAATTATTAAGAGTCACCTGAGCCTTAATTGTCCTATTTCATATCATGAATCAGTTCACAGGTATCTGCATTTATTATCAAAATGTTGTCTTGGCGCTTGAAGCAGCTTCCTGCCATTTTGAATGGTTAAAGGAGTAACCCGTTTCCAGTTGCAGTGAGGCCAGTGTGGTTATGGGTGTGTTTATTTGCTCTGCTGGCTTTAAATGCTGATGTGGCTCCCACGGATCCGTGTGTATTCTGATGAGTGACTGTAGGCCTAGTCAGCTACTGTTCCTGTTGCTCTAGTCTACTGCGCAAAACTGGGAACGTTCTGTATGTAGTACTATTCAGTCCGAGCACATGCCAACGACTACTAATGAACCACAGATCTACTGAAGTATGGCAGATTACATCTACAATGAGTACAAAAAACAGATTCATTGGGATTGTTGTCCCAAAGTAACATTTTCCCACCAAGTTGCCACAATAATGTTTTTAGGACATGGCTCACATTGTATTACCTCACATCCTGCCCATATGATTTAATCATAAAATATGTCAAGAAATGTGAAATCTTTTGACTATGCACATGCTTAGTCGTGATAGGGGCAACCTTCAGTAATCTGACCTGAAAGGGAAATCTGAGGTTAGGAGTGACGCAGAGCCCAAAGGATCAGCATTTCAGACTAGCACACGGCAGACTGTCTGATCATGAGGTTAAGGTCTAAACTACTAAATGTGGGTGAAAGAGCCTTTATGATCCATTCCAGTTCATGTACTACTCGGATCATAATGCGGTGTCTTCAAACAGTTGACTCGCCTGTTAGTTTTGCTCATGACTAAAGATTACCATGGCATGCGGGAGTTTCTTTTGACACCTGCCATCTAATTTGAATGTTATGAAAGGAGGGGGAGACTATTTGTTTGGGTGTGAATTCCAAGCCATATGTCTTCCCGCATAACACAAGGCTTTCTTTGCCCTTAAAAAAAGCCCCATGGGGACAGAACAGGAAGCTGGAGGGGGGTTGCTTACTAGCTACTGAACAAGCCACAAGCGGTTAGTCCATCAGCCATGTTGGTGCCAAGTGTCTCAGCGGACTTGCAGTTGCACAAGCAATTTGTTAATCtaaactgtactctacagtctatcGCCATACCATGAGTTCAAAATACAGGAAATGAATATCATAACCTGGCACTACCTGACTGGCCTGTTTGGTAATATTAACATAAATGGCCTATTATGTATGAGCAAACAGTCACTGAATCAACTTGCTATCAGTTACACACAGGCCTACACTAGGCTTACCTACAAGGTTTCTAGTGTGGATTAGCAAATCAGGGCAACCCCTGACAAATGCAACAGGGTGGAGGTTAGTTTTTTAAATCTGGTATGAACTAGGGACTGCCTGAACATCAACTCTGACTGAACTAGAGGTTCAGGACACCATGTGGTTGTTCCCACAGAAAGGGGTCAGTGGAGTAGAACGGGGTCTGGCGGGGCTACACAGTGGGGGGATGGAGTCATGATTGACACCTCCCTTTAAATAGCTGGCTGCAGTGCTGACCTAGCTGTCATGCCTAAACTAGGCACACACTCACATCCCTGTGTCACCGCCCCTCCCCCACCATGCACCCTACCCAGCTTGTTCTGTCAAACTAGGAGGTTGGAGAAATGTTTGACAGTAGTGGCCCCAGTCTCTACATGAGGAGTCATAACAGTAGTACATTATGTGTGGAGGGGTGTAGCAACATGCAGGTGAAAGACCTTTGTCACGAGGTCCTCACTGTAGTAGATTCAGATCAGAAGTGAGGTTTTCTAACGTTTCCTTCACATCCTCTTACTATACTGGaagaaataatttcaaatattttactgagttaccgtTCATAAAGGGAAGTCCTATTCCCATTATGCGGATTCTACCGTTTTAAAATAATTGCACTTGATACTAAAAGTTCAACCTAGCTTAAGGGGTTTATTATTCTATTCTACCAGAGGGCAAAGCCTAGTTGGCTGGTGTCTGTTCACCTGTTACTGTGGCAGGTGGTCTTGTTTATAGCTGGGCCTTCGCAAATCAAAACGCTCTGATTCATAAGTACTGCCAACACATAGAACCGCACAACATTCCCAGACCCGTCCTCTTGGCATGTCACTGTCTCATAAACGTATCTTCCTTGACTATCTCGTTTCTCTTGAATGTCTCGCTTTCCATCTCTCTGTATAGTAAGCCAGCTTGGACAGACTGGGTGTACGTATCCAGCTCTGCTTCTGGTACGCTACTATTCAGAAATGATAAGCTTGTTATCAGCTTCACTCATCCTTGGTGGTATTTTCCCCTCGTCCTGTTCGCTGTGAGCTGGAAATACTTCAGTAGGGTGTGGAGGGCCTTTTGGCCTTGACGCAGACTCGTCAGCTTCTGTTAGCATTGTTGCTACTCGCTAGCTCAATGACGCGCTGAGGGGGTAGGGTAGCCACTTGCCAAACCTCCCAGTTCGGCCTGGAGTCTAGTGATGTCTAATCAGACTTTGCTTCCTTGCGAAGCTGTAATGTTAAACAAATTCACATATTTGTATAATCTCTAATGACCTCGGTCCAAGTTGGCATTCCAATGAGGGGATGTATCTCAATAATCTAGTGGCATCCTCTCCTCAGGGTTGTGGAGCCTAAATGACATGAAGAATATGAGTAGGCCGTAATGGACTAGTGGGATGCACCTTGTGGTAACACATTCAGCATGGATGTTTCTTTTGTTAATGCTATAGGAGTCTAGTCGACTGGATGGTGTCACTGCAGTCTAGCCTCAACTATGCTGCCGTCTGCCAATACTGCATTGCAAAATTGACTCATtcctcgcacgcacacacaacctTCTGTTTGGTCCTTAGTGAATGTAGATATCAAGTGCTGCGTTCTCTATAAAATgtgtacactacatgacaaaaagtacGTAGACACCTGTtctttgaacatctcattccaaaatcatgggcgttaatatggagttggtccaccctttgctgctcaacagcctccactctaaggaaggctttccacaagatgttggaccattgctgcggggacttgcgtCCAATCAGCCacgagcgttagtgaggtcgggcgctgatgttgggcaattaggcctggctcgcagtcggcgttccaattaatccataaggtgttcgatgggtttggggtcagggctctgtgcaggccagtcaagttcttccacatggatctcgacaaaccatttctgtatggaccttgctttcaGTAAAgagccttccctaaactgttgccacaaagttggaagcacagaatcgtctagaatgtcattgtatgctgtagtgttagttgtcccttcactgaaactaaggggcctagcccaaactgTAAAACCGTCCCCAGactaaagtcactgagctcttcagtaagaccaatgtttgtctatggagattgtatggctgtgtgctcgattttacaaacctgtcagcaactggtgtggcaaaaatagccaaatccactaatctGAAGGGGTGTCCAGACTCCTGTGTAAAGTAGTGGGTGtacgaaacattaggaacacccttCATAATTGAtccaccttttgccctcagaacagtctcaatttgtcagggcatagactctacaaggtatcCAGCGTTCCACACTGAtactggtccatgttgactccaatgcttcccacagttgtgaagttggctggatgtcctttgggtggtggatcattctttaTACACATACGTTGAAGTGCTTGACACAACCCGGTgtcataagggatcatagctttcatctggtcagtctgtcatggaaaaagcaggtgtttatgttttgtaCTTTGTAGATCAGTTACATGGTTCAGACTACATTAATGACTAGGTAGTCACACGCTGAGATGTGGCTAGGCTTCTGAGACGGTAGCTGCATACAGTTCAGTATTGAAGTAGGTCAGATCGACTCACTGCAGAGTTGGCTAAGCCATGCTAGGAAGTGCAGTCAGTCCCATTTCAACACACTGCAAACAAATTGGATCACCATGCAAATATACACGACTCATTACTTTGGCTCATAACGCCGGTGGCTTGTTTTTAACTAGCTAGATCATGCCGCCCACTTTTCAGGCTCACCTGTCCTTTGTCACTCAGACATGGGCAGGTTAGGTTTGTTTCCTGTtagtgtagagcagtggttcccaacctttttatTTTACTGTACAAACTGAATTTTGCCCtgcctgaagtaccccctcatgtgcattttaccagtaaaagcctatggtctcatgagtcttctcaagtaccccctgtgtataggcAAAGCGCCCCCAGGGaacctagtacccctggttggggaCCATTAGTGTTAGTGCTCCCACTTGGTGGAGAAACAGCAGTAAAACAAGTGCTAAAATGGATGCCCAAATCCTTAATCGATCTCAGACTCCTATGCACTGAGTGGTTTGGAGGGGTGCGCCACTGGCTCCATTATCATTGGTGACATTGAAAACCAAGTGTTACTCCATCCAGTGCAGACTGCTGTCAATGCATCGGATCCTTGTGTAGTCAATGTGTTTTGTACCTGTTCAAAGAAACCATAAATTGTTTGACTAACCCTATTTCCTTGTCTCTCCAGCGTGAGTGTATCTCTGTGCATGTGGGTCAGGCTGGAGTCCAGATGGGCAACACCTGTTGGGAGCTGTACTGTCTGGAGCACGGGATCCAGCCGGACGGCACCATGCCTAACAACAAGGCGGTCGGTAGCACTGACGACTCCTTCACCACGTTCTTCAGCGCCACGGGCATCGGGAAATATGTGCCCCGCGCCATCTTTGTAGACCTGGAGCCCACTGTCATTGGTGAGTATTGGAGGGATCTGGCAGAGAAAATGCACTGACTGATTGACACTGGGAATGTGTAGGAAGAGGTCTTCATCAATATGGTGGTACAGTTCAAAACAAGCATCAAGACCAGACTAACCCTAGTCTGTTCCCCTTTCTCTCAGATGAGGTGCGGACAGGTACCTACCGGCAGCTGTTTCACCCCGAGCAGCTTATCTCAGGGAAGGAGGACGCAGCCAATAACTATGCACGTGGCCACTACACTATCGGCAAGGAGATCATCGACCAAGTGCTGGACAGGATCCGTAAACTGGTGAGAAACTGTCAGATTTGATATTCAATGGTGATATTAGGATAACTCATGGATTTTTCATGAATGTTTTATGAGAAAGGGTTTTAGCCTTGATTTGCATAAATCTAGCCTAAATGGGTCTTATCAGAGCTTGGACTTTCCTTCTAGAAAACATGTTGATGAGTGTCTTGTGTCTTGACAGGCTGACCAGTGCACGGGGCTCCAAGGTTTCCTGGTCTTCCACAGCTTCGGAGGAGGTACCGGCTCTGGTTTCACCTCCCTGCTCATGGAACGTCTCTCAGTCGACTTCGGGAAGAAGTCCAAGCTGGAGTTTGCCATATACCCTGCTCCCCAGGTGTCCACAGCTGTGGTGGAGCCCTACAACTCCATCCTGACCACCCACACTACCCTAGAGCACTCTGATTGTGCCTTCATGGTTGACAATGAGGCCATCTACGACATCTGCCGTAGAAACCTGGACATTGAGCGCCCCTCTTACACCAACCTCAACAGGCTCATCAGCCAGATTGTCTCCTCCATCACCGCCTCTCTCCGTTTCGATGGTGCCCTTAACGTGGACCTGACAGAGTTCCAGACCAACCTGGTGCCTTACCCCCGCATCCACTTCCCCCTGGCCACCTATGCCCCTGTCATCTCAGCCGAGAAGGCCTACCACGAGCAGCTCTCTGTGGCTGAGATCACAAACTCCTGCTTCGAGCCCGCCaaccagatggtgaagtgtgaccCTCGCCACGGTAAGTACATGGCGTGCTGCCTGCTGTACCGTGGAGACGTGGTGCCCAAGGATGTCAACGTGGCCATCGGCAACATCAAGACAAAGCGAAGCATCCAGTTTGTGGACTGGTGCCCTACAGGTTTCAAAGTGGGCATCAACTACCAGCCACCCACTGTGGTGCCAGGGGGTGACCTGGCCAAGGTCCAGAGAGCTGTGTGCATGTTGAGCAACACCACAGCCATCGCTGAGGCCTGGGCACGTCTCGACCACAAGTTTGACCTGATGTATGCCAAGCGGGCATTCGTGCACTGGTACGTGGGTGAGGGCATGGAGGAGGGGGAGTTCTCTGAGGCCAGGGAAGACATGGCTGCCCTGGAGAAGGACTATGAAGAGGTAGGTATCGACTCATttgaggaggacgaggagggagAGGAGTATTAGGAGAAGAGGAGTTCAAAGGAGGGATGGGTCCTCGGTCGGCTAACGTATCACTGAGAGATAGAACTGCCTTTACTTGACCATGAAGTGGGGAACGGCCTGCTCCTTCCCTTGTCGAACGTCATCATGTTTTCTTCACCAAAGACCCCACATCATCCATGTCTGACAATCTTTTCCTAGAAGGTTGACTATGGAACCTTGAAGATGAAGGTGTTTCCATAAAAATGTTTCCTTTAAGTTCATGGTACTTCTGTGCTTTCAGATCTATCCTAAACACTAAAGTTACTGCCAATCAGAAAACAAACTAGCCAACTAAACCCCATGGTGTTGGGTCTTAATGAATGTAATTCAGTAACTCTATTTTGTAGGATTATTTTGCATTGCATGTTAAGTTACCCCAAAATAATTTATTGGTTTTATCCCTACAGATTCTATTTTCTTTGCCATGTCTGTTATTTTAAGAGTTATCACATCAGGTTACTGTTGTGGCTGTATCCCCTCCTTTGTAAATAAAGTTTTATCTCAGTTAATCCTGTTTTCACCTCTTTCAATGGTTCTAATCAATCATAACTGCCTCCAGTCCTGACCCGAGGTTTCATTATTTGACTAAATTACTATTAAACGGACAAAATTATGAAACATCAGTCTGTGCAATCGGCCACACACATGGCCTGGTAAGTAGCAGAGAATTCCTGGGATATAAATGTAACTGCAGGGTGCCTTGAAAAACAAGATTATGGTCAAGGTAAGTGTCTAAATTGTATACTCATGTGGACTGTCTCCTCAAaccccattggatgagaaagccagggGTCTCTCCCTTCTGACTTTCTCCTCAAGGATAAAAACCTGTAGTGTTGACTAACGTGGAAGGATTTCCCCCATAATGTGAAACTAGTTTATTTAGTTACAGAATAGCCTAAAGGTGGATACATGGATGGTCGATTTGAGACCCACCTTAGCAAAGTTGAGTCCACTGGGTAGTGCTTTGGTTTAATCAAATACTTGATTTGGCCAGAGGAAGAGCTGAATCGAGAAGTTTTACTCGGCCCAAAATCTGTCCCCGGAAATAAACCCACAAAGTGAGGACTtcttgtatggaggtcaatgagtgtcCAGTTTGGTCAACAAAACATTGAActaatttgctacgtgaggcttatttgatcgaatatagATTAAGTTAAGTTACGAATGCACTGATGTGTCGACGCACGTGGCATTTCGGCAACTTTGTGGGGGGAAAATAcgtaatttgtcacatgcttcataaacaacaggtgtagagtacACGTAGTACTAGACCAAAGGCCTGCAGATGGCCATATTGAGTCGTTTTATCTTAAATCCAAGGGGAAACGCTTACTCGTGGGCATGATAAAATACTTTATATCGGACCTGTGCCTGTCATAGATGGAGCATGGGAATTGCCATTAAGGGCTTCCATTTTAACGTAGTCAACTGAGTAGAGATTCCTATGAGTTAGGCACAATCAACAAAGATTAAGATAATTTAGTACTTTAAAATGGCGCTTCCCATGCGGTCACAGACGCTGTAATGGCACGGATACAAAGACAACTACTATATTGCAATGGCCTGTTCACACGCGTGTATGCCCTTGTACTACATAGAATGATTTCGCCTCCTcccgcctgccttccatctttgaggacatgtatttccattgttagtgTTCACTTGACTATCTTGTCGATATAATAGACACACTTCGATTGGTGCCGCGTTCGAAACAACTGGTAACTCGGAAATCaccgacttcagtgtgttcaaaaCAATttggaactcggaaaaaaacgagctcctactgggaaaaatcgatttgaacggtcttccaactcgggaactcgggcctcaaTCTAGATagcgacctgaagatcactgacgtcatgattttacCTTGtatttttttccgagttcccagtttgGAACGCAGCATTAGATCACAGGTCTGCGTCATCATTACGCGTTTTATGTACACGGAAGTAGCCAGCAGAAAACCAAAAACAGGACGAATACAGAAGGTAATTTTTATTTATCCACCGCTAACAAACGTAAATATCCCCATGTGTTTTCATCACACGTTTATCAATGTCTCTTATCAGATAATATTGGCTGATCAGGATTGATCTGCATGCTGCCCTCTTGTAGTTAGCTTGTATTCTCCTACCGGTGTGCCACGTTACCAAACAAAATCGTACACTTTTGCAAAGGTTTAGTGAAAGTATATTTGCTTGTGGTGTTGCTACTGCTGTAAAGAACCAAAACGCATAACTTGGGCAGATCACAACCAAGAGTCGCTGTAGCGCGGCTAGgaaagtaaccgaaaggttgctcgtTTGAAtagttaggccagtaaccgaaaggttgttagtttgaatccccgagcggACAAGGTCAAGAAATCTGccgatgtgtccttgagcaaggcacttagtcCTACTTTCGCCAGGGTCACCGTTGATAATGTCAGACCCTGGCCGTAACCCCACTCTCCAAGGTTGTCTCAGGAAGAGTTGTGATATGCAAAAAAcccatttccaattcacacatgaaTTGGACAAATATAaacacccaccaaattattatcAATTGCACAGGTGACTGAATAATTTATGACAAGTGAAATTGACACTGCATCAATCCGTGGAACATAGTGGAATGGACTGGATTTCATGTTTCAGTATGTTCTTTACACAAATATATCCCAtactcgccctctctctctcccatggctTTCCACTTGACCTCACTTTCAATTCCACTAAACCTAGTCTTTTACCTCGTatgcactccatctctctctcctaattcaatttaaggggctttattggcatgggaaacatgtttacaatgCCAAAGCACAAGTTCCAAAATAAAGACATGTTGAATGACATATGTctgtatacagtgttgtagcgAGGTgtaaatagttcaagtacaaaatggaaaataaataaatatgggttgtgtctctctctctctctctgtccatctggGTGTTGGTGTGTTGAGTTATGCCCCAGAGAGGATGGGTCAGACCCTGTGTATCTGTTCCCGCGGCTCCATCACCATTGACAACAAAAGATACTACTTCATCCAGAAACTAGATGAAGGGTAAAACCGTCCGCATCAGTGAAACACTATTACCTATTCTACATGGCAGACGATCATCCCTGTCCCTCCCACACATGTATttgtatttcagtcttctgtaatGTTACATCTTACTGATCAGGACTCTGGTTTTGTCTGCCTCTCCACTTTCTCTTGCTTTCATTATCTACCCCCTCTGTCGTTccctattttctctctttctctcttcttttaccttccctccatccctcccctcatCCCAGAGGGTTCAGCTATGTGGACCTGGTGGAGGGGGTGCAGGATGGGCGTTTCTACGCCCTGAAGAGAATCCTGTGCCATGACCGGGAGGGTCGCCAAGAGGCTCAGACGGAGGTGGAGATGCACCGTCTCTTCAGCCACCCCAACATCCTGGGCCTGGCAGGGCACACCTTCATAGAGAGGGGGGGCAAGAGTGAGGCCTGGATACTGCTGCCCTACGTTCAGGTACGTGTACGTGTGTGCATGTCTATGTACTCACGCCTGTATGTGTGTATTAGAGCCTGGACGCTTTTTTGGGGTCCGATACtgttttttgtggggggggggacaaaacTTACCGATACATCTGCGGATATACTGTTTTACAGCGTGGAAATGAAAAAGTGTGTATGTATGCGTCTTTGTATTCACGCCTGGGTGTGGGTGCTCCTACAGAAGGGCAGTCTGTGGTCAGTGCTAGAGAAGCTGAGGGACAAGGGCAGCTTCATGCCAGAGAGACGCATCCTGAAGGTCCTACAGGGCATCTGTTCTGGACTGAAGGCCATGCATGACAGAGGCTACGCACACAGGTACAGGCTGCTACTgctatcacacacagacacacacacacacacacacacacacacacacacacacacacacacacacacacacgattatgGTTAGTGGTTCAAATTAGAATGAggctctctatctctatccctctctttatctctcccgctctcctctcaATCAGAGATCTGAAGCCTACCAATGTACTCCTAGAGGAGGATGACAGGCCGCTGCTGATGGACCTGGGTTCTATGAACCGCTCCAGGATGGAGGTCAAGGGGACCAGGGAGGCCATGACAGTACAGGACTGGGCAGCTCAGAGGTGTACTATATCGTACCGCGCCCCTGAGCTCTTTAACGTGGAGAGCCACTGCGTCATCGATGACCGTACAGACATCTGGGTAATGCACACTAGAGTACTACCCCCCCCCTTCTCACTTTAGTTTGGTCGGTGGAAACTGTCAGTATTGTACAAGCAATATAACATAGACCAATTTGTCATAACAGAGATTGTCTTTACCATTGGACTGTGCGATGCTGTTTTGACTCCAGCCATGTAGTCAACATGTTGGGCTCCAGTTAGATtgctatctctctgtctccatcatgCCTGGTGTTTGTTGACCTTGTAGAgacagtattctctctctctttctctccagtctCTGGGCT from Salvelinus namaycush isolate Seneca chromosome 40, SaNama_1.0, whole genome shotgun sequence includes these protein-coding regions:
- the LOC120033621 gene encoding tubulin alpha chain-like, which translates into the protein MRECISVHVGQAGVQMGNTCWELYCLEHGIQPDGTMPNNKAVGSTDDSFTTFFSATGIGKYVPRAIFVDLEPTVIDEVRTGTYRQLFHPEQLISGKEDAANNYARGHYTIGKEIIDQVLDRIRKLADQCTGLQGFLVFHSFGGGTGSGFTSLLMERLSVDFGKKSKLEFAIYPAPQVSTAVVEPYNSILTTHTTLEHSDCAFMVDNEAIYDICRRNLDIERPSYTNLNRLISQIVSSITASLRFDGALNVDLTEFQTNLVPYPRIHFPLATYAPVISAEKAYHEQLSVAEITNSCFEPANQMVKCDPRHGKYMACCLLYRGDVVPKDVNVAIGNIKTKRSIQFVDWCPTGFKVGINYQPPTVVPGGDLAKVQRAVCMLSNTTAIAEAWARLDHKFDLMYAKRAFVHWYVGEGMEEGEFSEAREDMAALEKDYEEVGIDSFEEDEEGEEY
- the stk16 gene encoding serine/threonine-protein kinase 16 isoform X1; this encodes MGQTLCICSRGSITIDNKRYYFIQKLDEGGFSYVDLVEGVQDGRFYALKRILCHDREGRQEAQTEVEMHRLFSHPNILGLAGHTFIERGGKSEAWILLPYVQKGSLWSVLEKLRDKGSFMPERRILKVLQGICSGLKAMHDRGYAHRDLKPTNVLLEEDDRPLLMDLGSMNRSRMEVKGTREAMTVQDWAAQRCTISYRAPELFNVESHCVIDDRTDIWSLGCVLYSMMFLEGPYDMVFQKGDSVALAVQNPVTIPQPCSYSESLQNLLSSIMGSNPQERPDVNWILDQIQDMTCSSPNTQTNMGSRVLHVGQSRGSRDLNVVLLSLARPVDLRKTHSVCEHMQNLYSDKHQGIKWY
- the stk16 gene encoding serine/threonine-protein kinase 16 isoform X2; its protein translation is MGQTLCICSRGSITIDNKRYYFIQKLDEGGFSYVDLVEGVQDGRFYALKRILCHDREGRQEAQTEVEMHRLFSHPNILGLAGHTFIERGGKSEAWILLPYVQKGSLWSVLEKLRDKGSFMPERRILKVLQGICSGLKAMHDRGYAHRDLKPTNVLLEEDDRPLLMDLGSMNRSRMEVKGTREAMTVQDWAAQRCTISYRAPELFNVESHCVIDDRTDIWSLGCVLYSMMFLEGPYDMVFQKGDSVALAVQNPVTIPQPCSYSESLQNLLSSIMGSNPQERPDVNWILDQIQDMTCSSPNTQTNMV